From the genome of Paralichthys olivaceus isolate ysfri-2021 chromosome 4, ASM2471397v2, whole genome shotgun sequence:
acagacacaaaacacagagctgTTTGTCAGGATGCACATGTGAAGTATAAACAACTGGCCTGGACAAATTTTCTCTGGACCAGAGGAGCTCACCTGTATTGTCAGGATCGTCTCCGATTTCTAGGTCCGAGCCGTCATCGTCCTCGTCTCTGATCCCAGCCTCTCGGTCCTCGTCACCTTCATCCACCGGCAGAGCAGAGAAGTTGTCCAAGTCGATACGGGGCAGagactggagacagagagaactCTTAAAATATGTACACAACCAGtatatatggaaaaaaaaaccaaggaGTTTTGACCAGAGACTTTGTGACGTATTATTAAAAGACGGCTTACGAcagtcttcttctttttgttcttcttaAACTTCCTCATGGCCTCTGAGGTGTCTTCATCTTCACCTGAACACATAATCAAGTCAATATATAACTGCCCACAGATATGTCAGAGTGTGAAGGGACTGTGAGTGTGTTACACCCACCAGTGGTTGTGTTACTCTTTCTGAAGGGGAAAGCTTTTCGCAGTCTCCTGCACAGACCGTTAACTTCTGCCTGACCCGTCAGAAACACCAGGATTCCACCTGAAGGACGTCAACATCAAGGTGGTAGTTAGTGTGTGTAAAGATTTTACTTTACTCCTGCTCATTGTCCGGAttactttaacatttaaaaaagactaAAGTGGGTTGGTCATCCTCAGATTCTGTAATTTTACCTCCATAGTTCGGTGTAGTTTTGTagcaaacaaacatgaaagctaaaaaaaaatacaaaatctgttAAAAGTGAACATGTGAATGTGCACCTGAAGGCAGCATGCGGTGGATCTTGCAGGTCTTGTGAAAAACCTCTCCGGTGTAATCGTCCAGCGGGGTGCGTTTGTTGAAATGGATACTGACGGGGAACTGGCGAGCGTCCACCTTGATGACGGGTGGAGGCGTCCGAAACAGCTTCAGGTTCTCTGTGAAATCTTCAACCCGCAGAGTGGCGGACATGACCAGCAGCTTCATGGGcatttttttctgcagagagaCGCATGAAACCGGCCGATGAAAGAGAAATCTGTGAGTCTGAGTCTGACCTTTCACTCCACAGACTGTGGTTTACCTTGTTTCTGAGGGGGACGATGCGAGACAACAGTCCGATGAGGATGTCTGTGTACACACTCCTCTCATGAGCTTCATCTATGATGATCGCACTGTATCTCTTCAGCAGGAAATCCTGAGAGACCAGAAAGAAATAATATgctgacaacaaaacaaacactcacaggaAACACTTTCTGTCTAAACGTAAACATGTTAGAAGAAATGAACATTAATGTGTCATATTAGTGAAGATATTAGGGGATTTGTTTTCTGGATAGATGCATTTGAAATTGTTGGGAAATCTAACACAAACTTATTCTTGCAACACCTCTGtcattattttcctctctctgtagAGAAATGCAGGAAAACAGTATTTACCTGAACGCACCTTTAGAGTGGGAAAAATCAGTAGGTCTAATAATCTGCCACCATGTGTTCaccatattttatttaaataactaaAGAGTAAAGACGGTACCCTCTGGATCTCCTTCAGTAGAACACCATCTGTCATGAACTTGATCTTGGTTTCATCTGTCACATTCCCTTCATATCGAATCTGGTAAGACACAACTCTgagcacagaaaaacaaacaggatcAAGAGGCTTAGAAGATGAAAAGTCTCTGTATTCGTTTCAAAGACTATTaaatagattttcttttatatgttttatgaaaatctgcattattttaattaccgTGTGGACACGTTCATCTCTTTGGCCACTCGGTGCGACATGCTGACAGCTGCAACTCGTCTCGGCTCTGTGATGCCAATAATCCCACTTTCACTGCAGGAAACAAGATAGAAACGATCACATGCGATGacacataaattaaaatgtaaatcctTTTTATTCTGTAACAACCCAGTCAAACATCTAAGGATTGTCCGATTGAGAGGATAAACTACCTGGCATAACCAGCTTCATACAGAAACTGAGGCACTTGAGTGGtttttccacttcctgtctctccacAGATGACAATACAGGGGTTTTCTTTCACTGCCTCCATGATGACCTGCTCCTCTGCCAACACCGGAAGCTTCAGACGAGCCTCCTACAGAATCAGATAGAAGACACTGAAAGCAATCAgccaacacagacagacagacagacaggacaggacaacagacagacagacagacagacagacacacacacacacacacacacacacacacacacacacacacacacacacacacacacacacacacacacacacacacacacacacacacacacacacacacacacacacacacctgtatttCTTGTAATCTGTCAACAGGAATGAAGACAGCTGGCTGTGACAGAATCTTGTTTTGGACTTTCTCTTGATCTGAAACTGTCTTCGCACTCTGTCCATCTTCTTCTGGTTTTGCTTGTTCTTCCTTCACTCCCTCTTTGTCCTCTTGAAATGGAGGGGTGGTTTCCTGAGCTTCAGCCATCTCTGTAGATTTATTCATgtcttcatcctctccttccacatcatcatcatcatcatcagaggaAGTATCCAGGTCACTGCTTTCTTCTGCCTTTTCTTCTttgtcatcttcctcttctactttccattttcttttcctgttcgCTCCACTGAGGCTGCTGATCTTTGGACCCGAGTCTCCGTCATTTATTTCAGCCAGTGAACTGAAAATTAAACAAAGACTTTAAACCACTGACTGCACTTTCACCACGTCCTCCCCCTGCTTATGTTGAATTCATACACTTACTTTTTAGACTGGTAGATTTTGTCTCCTGTTCCCAGTTTGGACGTGGTGTACAGCAGCTTAATCTCAGACTCTGGAATCTGCACCTCAGCCAGTTTGGTGAGGATGTCTGCTCTCTGGACGggacacacagagggacacatTAGCTGGCTGAGATATagttatttgtattgtttgtatgACTAAATGTTTAACATTGTATTTCCAGTATGTATGATAATCTTTCGCAGAGTGAGTTACAGTGAATAACAGAGTAGGAATAgatttaagaagaagaagaaaatcaatatctttgtttctctttctccctcattaTATCATCTCTCATTTTCTCACAACTGCCTTTTAACCTTGTTAAAGAAACAAGTCTCTTAAGGCCGCTCAGTTTTGTCAGAACCTGCAGAATtaaaactgtctctcacctgagCTTTCTTCTCTTTGCGctccagcactttctgcagcTCTTTCTTCTGCCTCTTGGTGAGAGGCTTTCTGGTGGAAACTGGTGTCACTGaggatttcttcttcttggctTTGTTGGATGGGAGGACCAAAGCGTTGCTCTCATCTACACCTTTGAGTCTGGCTCCATCTGAGGGATAAACAGCGTAGTGAGGGCGGGACACTGACcagaagacacaaacaaaacctttttGCAGTATGTACTATTGTGTATGTCTATAATCCCAGTTAACACACTCatttgtgaaacctttattACCTTTACAGAGCAAAAAGTGTTGAATGTTCCTGTACAGCACCTTGAAACTACATctgtgtatgaaaggtgctttatagATAAAAACTGCCTTGTCCATCTGTTTTCACAAATAAAGCtgataaatataatacatatatttttctaaacacacagtaaaaatcATTAGTTCAGTTTAGGTCCCACATGTTTGGACAGGTGAATGAAGTCTTACCCTGTAGTTCAACCACAACCTCATCAGTCTTGTCTTCCTCCGCTGCTTGTTGACTGTCACTCTGTTGTCTCCCCTTCCAGTTGTGCTTCTTCCTCAGTTTACCCATTTTACAATGACGTCTAGAggttaacaaataaaaacaactcgTACTTAATCACATCTAATGTTAAACTGACACCTTTTCAAACTGAACAACGAGCTAACGAGCTAAAGCTCTGAATGTATTTAACGTATTTCACACGCCGAAGTGAATCTTTGTgaatattataaaatacaaaccTTCGTTTTTCAGCAGGTCAAACAACAACTTCTCAGATTTAAACTCTCCATGTGAGGAATTTCAGCTCTGCACGAATATCACGTGTAAACATACACGCGTCCGTCAGTTAAAGGTGTCCGCCGTCGAAATGTCGTCTTGGAAAAAGGTTCcgggcacaaacacaaatgaagaataaaaaagacatgACAGATTCGTTTTATAGTTTTAAATCGTCATAATCATAACGTACTCATAATTTATGGATTATTGTGTTTCTATGTGCTGGAAATTACAATGTAGCACACGTAGAGGGAAATATCAGCCGACCAGCCAATATTtcaatttgaattaaattaaagaaaataattgtatttattttctgtcaaataTCTTTATTGACTGAGTCCATAatgcacacatttttaaaatattacaatacagtttcaaatacaaatatctaaAATTATAAGTGGGGCCAGTCTAAACATGGTACAGTCAATATAATGTGTGATTTTTATAATGAAGAAATTACACAATAGATtaatagaacatttcaaattactAAATCTGACATAACCATTTCCTAATCAgtctttaattattattttagttcCTCGCACATCCATTATTAAAGCAACTGAAAGTCTTGATTAGGAGCTTTACCTGCAGGTCAAAGAACAGAGGGTGAATGAAAAAGCCCCAAAATAGTCAAAGGCACGACTTGATGACTGGCTATATATTCAAATTTCATAGGAGCTAAAGAATATTTTTGACTGGTTAATAACAAGTCAGTtcttaaatgtgaaatatctaTGATGATGTAGACATTTTATTACATAGTTTGTTCACTAGAGAGAAAACGGTTGAACATTTCAAAGTGTGAAATGTACAACTTTTAGTCACAACATTTTATTAACCAAATGTTATTCTTGATATCATTATATATGAGTCGAATATTTCACATGAAGACAGGAAACGTTTTCCCCACATGAtaacacatgaagaaaaaataataagacTGAGAAAAGGAGGGGAGTtgtaaaaaagacatttcaacatGCTCAGATGCTGCTGTCCTTCAAAAGTGAGTACTCGTTCTCCCTCGGATCCTCCCCGGCTGTTAAGCTCTCCTCTGTGGTTCTCCTCGCCTCTTTGGACAACCTATCGAATCTCCTCAGGAACACGATGAGGGCCACGAGCAGAGCCGCCTGcaccaccacaaacacaaacagacacacctGGGAGGCCAAAGCCAGGTCACAGTACCAGTAGTAGCAGGactccagcacctcctcctcagtTAAATACACCACCAGTCGCCCTCTCAAGCTGGGAGGGGAGCTGCAGTTGACGCCCAGGTGTGATGTGAGGTCGTTGGGCTGACGCAGCAGCCAGGCTCGCAGGTAGAGGATGCCACAGTCACACACCCAGGGGTTACCATGAAGGGACACAGAGCGGAGGGAGATCAAGTTGTCCAGGTGCCCGTTAGGGAGGGTGGTCAGCAGGTTGGTGTGGAGCTGGAGCTCTGTGGTCCAAGCAGGGAAACTGGTgggcagtgaggaggaggtaagagacctgctgctgcagtttacCAGACCACCCTGACAGGAGCAGAGGTGAGGGCACgctgatgacctctgaccttgaaACAGGAGGAGCAGACACAGGAGCAGTAGCCCCGTCATGATGAACAGTCactggaggggagaggagaggagaggagaggaaagaagaggagaggagaggtggtgaGGGGACGGGAGGGGAGGAGAATATTGTTTGCACAAACCATAAATTGTAAGAAAAGAAACGATACAGACACTGACAACTGCCATGCAAGTGATATAAATATAGCAAAGGTCACTCCTGGATCTGCATTCTTTAAACACTGAGAAATTACATTACATCTTCATCTATCATTGGGgggattaataaaacattatcatATATATGTAATCAAGTGGTTTACAAGAGCTCTTTGGGTCTATAAGAATATAGAAATGAATGCAAAGTACTACAGCAGCAACTGCTAtctttcttaaaatgtttttaacttgaTGCCTGAGAGGTGTTGATTCAGCTCTgtagtttgttgtgtgtctgtacttTGTGATGTTGTGGTAGGTAAGTGTTAGAGTGTTGTAGTGTAATTGACTGCACATTATTTGGGTAATTTGTCTTAaagtaatatatttttatatcaacTTTCATAAAgattatatacaaataaatatgataCTACATGTGATGTTTACTAAATGAACATAGAAGCAGTTAAAGGGATTATATAGCAATTGTTCATTTTATAACATATTTTATTGATGCAGGGCACTGATACCAAGAAAACTTTACTTTCCTTCACTTGTCAAACCTTCACGACAGCAGCATGTAGTCTACACACCAACTTATATTTAGacatatttacagttttaataTAATCACATAATCAATATTAATGAAAGTTACAGAACAGAAAAGTCTCAATAAAGAGAATGATTTACCTTCAGTGTTGCGTGTCTTCAGGAGGGAGAGACTGTGTTTCTGACTGACGCTCtgagatgatgtgtgtgttcgtgtgtgtgtgtgtgtgtgtgtgtttctgccagCTGGCACTCACTGATAAAGACCActgtcaaatatgaatgttgtCATGTTCAGATGTGCAGAACTGTATTTAAGTGCTTGAACatagttttgttatttttactcaactacatttatttgacaactttaGTTTCTATAGTAAAAGTTTGAATGCAAAACATCTACTTGTACTGTTTAACTAGTAGCAGTAATAACACAGTGTTGAAATAATCTACCACTGTacaaattaacaaaaaataaattcaaagtaTTGGTGTAAAACTATAAAGCAGTAAAAATACTCATTATGCAGAATTGATGCCTACATGCGTAAACtgtaataatacataataatgtatttgtttgtattaataATCTTTATGAACAAAAGCATAAAGTAACTAGCACAATGATTAAAGTCATCAAATAATTACTTAAGTAAAAAGAACAACATTGTCCTTTGACAAATATTAAGTATCTACAAGCACTCAAGAGAAGTACAAGTATCCTGAAATTGTACTTTGTCCCTTTCCACCACAGCTCATACTTAACATTACGAGTGCCTGTGTCTCCTCTGACTGACAGGGAGAAGATGTTGTGTGCCGTGCGGGGAAGAATGTCTGCAGGAGATAAACATGAATCAGCAGATAATGTTCACGCAGCAGCTCCGAGCTGCTCGGACTCCGGAAGTGACAGAGGCTGCTGTGCTGCGTTCTTGACTGGAACTTCAGAATGACAGAGGCAGGCGGACGAGAAACAAGGGTTTATTTGTCACACCTTTATATAAGAGGGGAGCAGGCTGAGCTCAGAGCCTTCAGGCAAAATATGTTCTGTGTCTCAGCATCAGtagagtcaacacacacacacacacacacacacacacacacacacacacacacacacacacactcaagcaaTCATAGGACACACACCTTCACTGACGAGGGCAGAAATTTTAAAACAGAAGCATAAACACAGCATTTGCTCGTCGTTATTTTCAACATCTCATCGTAGcacagtagcaaactgtgagTCATGATGCATTTTAATACAAGCACAGGGCATTGGCTATAAAGCAGTAAAAATAGGTCCACAGCGTTCAGCGGATACGAGTAATGGCAGCATGCTCGCACATGTACCAACCCTCTCATTACGTCAAAGGCTCTCCATTCACAGTTAGCCACTGGCAATAAGTGCATTTTCAGCTCCACCAGCACAAAATGCTAGTGGAGGATTTTTTTTGACTTGccatatgtaaaataaaaaaatgttacGTGAAGATATTAATGAGGATCAGAGAGGAGATAAACAAAAGCATctgaataaaaagtaaagtcacTGTGGTACCACTGTCAAACGGACGGGAGATTTACGGATGGAAACCTGGTGATATAAGGATATTTcatgaaatacacacactcgctcacacaaacacataataaaaaacaatatccAGGTTCAAGACCAACAACCTAAATTTCTTTACAAAACATCTTATATCACATGTTCATACCCTGACAGAATATTCAAAAAGGTCTAGCATTGCATTTATAAATTAGATACACTGACTAGTAATTTAAATTACACATTAATATCATATATGTTAAGACTGTTTAACCACAGAAGGTGGAGggctggtgggggggggggctcaaaCAGATGCAAGAAAACAGATGAGAATCTGATGAAACGAGTCTCCGGGCAGACAAACTATACAAAGCACCAAACTGAAGATAAATGTACAACCAGAGTGGTCACTGACACTTGATGTCCCGTTGTTCAGGGGGGGGGACAAACAGCAGGTGGCGCTACAGCACAGCTCTGCTCTGGGAGATGTCACTGGTCTTTCTCgtgcatctgctgctgcatcttGTTCAGCATCTCCTGCATCCTCTTCAGCTGCAGGCGGAGAGGAAGGTGTGGACGGTTAAAATCATATAAAATTCAGATTAAACATTTAGAAGAATATGGGATTTCCTCTGATGTTGGTTTATGTATGTGAGTGATGAGGCAGCTCTTTGTACGTGAGAAGATATTTCATGCTTCATGTCATatttaagaagaagaaaaaact
Proteins encoded in this window:
- the dhx37 gene encoding probable ATP-dependent RNA helicase DHX37, coding for MGKLRKKHNWKGRQQSDSQQAAEEDKTDEVVVELQDGARLKGVDESNALVLPSNKAKKKKSSVTPVSTRKPLTKRQKKELQKVLERKEKKAQRADILTKLAEVQIPESEIKLLYTTSKLGTGDKIYQSKNSLAEINDGDSGPKISSLSGANRKRKWKVEEEDDKEEKAEESSDLDTSSDDDDDDVEGEDEDMNKSTEMAEAQETTPPFQEDKEGVKEEQAKPEEDGQSAKTVSDQEKVQNKILSQPAVFIPVDRLQEIQEARLKLPVLAEEQVIMEAVKENPCIVICGETGSGKTTQVPQFLYEAGYASESGIIGITEPRRVAAVSMSHRVAKEMNVSTRVVSYQIRYEGNVTDETKIKFMTDGVLLKEIQRDFLLKRYSAIIIDEAHERSVYTDILIGLLSRIVPLRNKKKMPMKLLVMSATLRVEDFTENLKLFRTPPPVIKVDARQFPVSIHFNKRTPLDDYTGEVFHKTCKIHRMLPSGGILVFLTGQAEVNGLCRRLRKAFPFRKSNTTTGEDEDTSEAMRKFKKNKKKKTVSLPRIDLDNFSALPVDEGDEDREAGIRDEDDDGSDLEIGDDPDNTEEKADPSIPLYVLPLFSLLAPEQQAKVFRPPPPGTRLCVVATNVAETSLTIPGIKYVVDCGRVKKRFYDRVTGVSSFKVTWTSQASANQRAGRAGRTEPGHCYRLYSSAVFGDFSLFSEAEITRRPVEDLVLQMKDLNIEKVVNFPFPTTPSTEALVAAEQLLISLGALKEPPHTERVKEMQRARLSSPITPLGRAMASFPVSPRYAKMLALGKQQDCLPYVIAVVAAMTVREIFEDLDRPAGSEDESSSLAQRRARLAQMRRLWAGQGAALQLGDLMVMLGAVGACEFAGCTPKFCEENGLRYKAMVEIRRLRGQLTNTVNAVSPDVGVFVDPKMSPPTERQVVCLRQIVLSGLGDHLARRVQVEEILDPKWKNGYKTCLMDDPVFIHPTSALFKKLPEFVVYQEIMETSKMYMRGVSAVEANWVPQFLPQYCHFSSPLESPSPWFCSSTGTIKCHRSSTFFRVAWQLPAVEMDYPDGLDRYKLFARFLLEGQVCPKLKKHSVHLLSNPSIMLKTWAKLQPRTEAVLGPLLTKGVDCRDALLSVWKTDDKFLLSAYCQWLPESMHQEVAQSWPPV
- the gp1bb gene encoding platelet glycoprotein Ib beta chain, whose translation is MTGLLLLCLLLLFQGQRSSACPHLCSCQGGLVNCSSRSLTSSSLPTSFPAWTTELQLHTNLLTTLPNGHLDNLISLRSVSLHGNPWVCDCGILYLRAWLLRQPNDLTSHLGVNCSSPPSLRGRLVVYLTEEEVLESCYYWYCDLALASQVCLFVFVVVQAALLVALIVFLRRFDRLSKEARRTTEESLTAGEDPRENEYSLLKDSSI